The region TAACCTCATCTAAATGTGAACGTTACAGAACTACATGGGGTATCTGAACTAATGATTAACAAGTTTGATAATGAACTCCGACACTTGCTGCATTACTAGCAGTTTAGATTTAAAACGATCCCTCAAATGCATTCAAGTTTCTACAACTCCAGACGCTCATATGACGTGCACTGCGTTAGCATTAAAAGGgcccatgtttgttttgtccttgtATACAGGGAGGAGGGAGTAAAAACCTGCGTGTGtatttaaaaaggttttagGCACAGCTGCCATGCCAAACAGTGGACAGGATTTCATCATCACATCTTCTTTGCATGACAGCGTATGGTTCTCAGTAGTTTTCCTGTACAGACACAtaagtgtatttatgtgtgtgtctgtgtgtgtgtgtgtgtgtgtgtgttcagtcagaACACTCAAGTCTGCCCAGAAACACAGGAATGCAAACCAAAAAGAAGGTATTTGTAAAATCTCAAATTTGTAAATCACAGTCCCAGTGAGGCTTTGAGCAAAGATGCCATATCTTCAGGTATGGTCCCCTCACCACCTAAACAACAAATGTGCAATTTGGTTTATTTATTCGTTCTTTTAAAAGGGATACAAAcgcaagacaacaaacacagtgCCTGATACAATAGCTGACCATCTTGCAGGAAATATGATTGATAACTGCCCTTGTTTTTGAAATATATATCTACTGCCTGCAATGCACACTAGTTCTTTCAGCTGGAAGTTACTTCATGACTtctcaaattatttttattcaaactaGGGGTCGACTGATGTGGGATATTTGGGACAGAAACTGATATCGATTTTGGGGAGAATGAAAATCTGATACAggtatatcggccgatatctttctttgatctatgtTCGATCCGTAGAGATTTAGATATACAAAtgtattgcgttgatccctgaAATGCAGTTACCAAACACAAGTGGAAAATATTTATAAGAAAGGcgagatggtcactcaactagAAAGTAACTGAGCGTGTATGTGCATCACAgcctgacactctggagagtgataatacTTATTATTATCCAtatagtgccctctgctggtgaaagagaactgctgtaatacaatgaaactcaaatgaaacgctatgtgactggtgaataaatctagctGTATTGGCACAATTAGCCATTACCGATAGTCACTgaatatgctaatatcggccgatattatccgCTGGCTGATTCATTGGTTTGGCTCTACCgactcgtgtgtgtgttttgccacattttaatttgatcattgttgtttttatatacaCAACATATTGGTCAGTCATAGAAGGATTCTTCATTCTCGTTCCTCTGTTACATATTTGTGTACTCCTCAAAGTACACAAATATGTGTCATTACTCAACACAGGAATTCTGCAGATTTGAtccaaatacatttacacaagCAGGTTCCAGGGATTTTAGTCTGACTTTAAAAGTGAAACTTCAGTATCGattctttgaaaatgaaaaggctGCCATGTTTTGGACTTACAGTTAAACCTTTAATAGccttctgaaaacaaacacagtttgtGATGTAGCAGAGGGCTGGCATTGTCTTGACCTCTTTTCTTATCAAATCACTCTGATTGCAACAAATGTTACTTAAGGGTAAACTTTAAGGTGAACAATAGTGACTTTGCCTCAAAGCATGAACACAAGCAGCATGACAGGAAATAGTTCACTACTAGAATGGCTCTATAAAAATTTGATTGAACAGTTACATTAAATGAAAGTAATAATTAAAGAGAGTGTTGCATGCAGCCAATAAATCTTAAGCATGCCATTGTCTGTTTGCATCTCCTTACCTTCTTCAGCAGCCGTCATGTCCTGCTCCAGCTTTAGTTTCTTCTGGCCCAGCTGCAGTATGCAGTCCTCGATGCTGTCCTTACTGATCAGCTTCATCACTTTGACAGTCCTGAGACACACAGCAAGGCATGTTAGTCATTATAGACATTCTTTAATGAGCAGCAGGTAACAAGGTCTTCAGAGAGGTTTATTCTGAGATTTGAATGTATTCAGAATCCACACGCATTATTAAGCATCTACAGGCAGACACCtgctgattttttgtttttttaccttgtCTGGCCTAAACGGTGACACCTGTCCTCTGCCTGCTTGTCGTTGTAGGGATTGCAGTCTATGTCATGTAGGATGACAACATTAGCTGAGGTGAGGTTAATGCCCAGGCCACCGGCACGTGTGGACAGCAGGAAGACGAATATGTCGGGATCTGTGTTGAACTCATCAATCAACACAATCCTGCAGGAGGAAAGAATTGGTTATTCTAGACTTTACGTGCAATACAATTTACAAACAACTAATTAGCAGAGGACAAAAAAGGAGAAACGGGAAGTAAAAATGGAATAGcacaacagaaaaatgaaagtgCACATGTAAATAAccttcattttacatttaaatgtaattataaCTCCATCTGTTTAGTAATTGTTAGTTATAGTACATATAAAATACGACCCCCCCAGGCCAGCACAGAGAACATACATATTATACTATAAGTGGGGGACTGAGGGTCCTTCTCCAGGTAATTTTTAGAAGACTTCATTTATACATTTCGGTGAACTCTCATGCACCCATTTACTGCTTTTTGCATCATTTAGGTTTATTTACTCTTTTgtcctctttgtgtcttttgtttcaaTTTGTAACCTCTTCATTTGAACCTCTGGCACCTTTCACATCAAGGAGAAGTTCATTCATCTTAATTCATTTACAAACAGCAGAGCTTAGTATGGCCCATCTGtagcttttaaaaatacattcaatatGTAGTTTTGTATCAAATCACTAGAATAATTCTTGTTTCATTATGTGTAAAAAGGCCGATTGGATCCTATTCCagaattttctttctttctttaaatcataCTGAACGGCAGCAAACAGAAGAACTGACCGAACGTTTCAAAGATCACATCCCTGAATCTATGTTTTGTTGATAAAAGTTAAATACTTCACATTGTGTGAATGATGCTCAAGCTGACTTCAAAGTATTGTTCAACTCAGACCTGTCTGCTATGGGCGTGGATCCGTCCAGTCTGACGTAACGATGCGTCAGATGTTTCAGCAGCACTTCGACAATGTCCAGCATCATGGTGAACTGACTGAATAATACCACTCGGTCTCCCTGTAcggtaaaaacacatttttaagacaTGATCTTTTATTCTGTGTAACAAAGTAACCTCTTCTTTCATGTGCCATACACGCTCAGCACAATGATATTTACCTTGTTTTTGAGTGAGGTCAACAGCTCTGTGAGGTGGTGGAATTTCCCAGAGTCGAGCAGGAGATCGTTTTCGAGCTTGTAGGAGCTGATGGAGGAGTACTGCTTACACAGATTGTGCAGCTCAAAGTCTGACATCACTTCCATGTCCTCCTGGATGAGAGCCGGTTCTGCATCGAAGTGAGTTGGCTCctaataagagagagagagagagaaacatttagaaaatattttatattaaggGGGCTATAAGGACAAGAGGAGGGGCTGAAGTGACAAATAAATGAGTAGAACCTTCAGCATGAGTTTGCTCATAGCTTTGAGCTTCTCTGTGGTGTAGTACTGTCTGTGGAGCAGAGGGTGGTTGGCCATCTTCCTCAACTGCATCATCACATTACACAACTCGCGCTCTGcatgacaaacattttaaagaactcattattttctgttatttgtaCAAAGGAGAACTCTGATTATGCTCAGGGATCAGACAATCCAGCTCACTCTCGCCATTGGTGGAAcctttgagtttttttaaaaggctctGGTAGAGGACCTtctgcttctcactcattgggCAGAACTCGACcgtctcttctttttctggcaGCTGTTTGAGGACCTGCAAAAGGAAAAGCTATTAGAAACTCttaacactttgttttttcacGATTACTTTGATTATTACGGATGAGAATCGCAGAGTAACTCACAATACGCTAAGTCTAGATTAACGTTAAACATGAATGTAACTGTGCCAAAAGGACTCACCTCACTCTTGACTCTTCTGAGGATAAAAGGCTTCATAATGAGTTTGGCCTGAGAAATACGGTCCCTCTCAAAGCGGCTCTGCTCCTCGTGGGATTTCTGCAACACAAGATACAACGTTGAACACATGAGCAATGGTGACAAAGCTTGCAGTGGAAACATTTGTGATTTGACTTGTGAACCAGAGTCCCTGTCTACACCAGGTATCAACATGTGCTTTCAGTGATCTGATCACAAGTGGACAGCACACTTTGCATTAACAACATGTCTCCAGTGACCACTCGCGTTAGGATCTCGCCTGCCTGCTGCAATATACAAATAAGAAACCCAACATCATGGTTTCACCCAGAAGGATGCAGCGTTGTTCTCCAAGTTCTCAACAGTGCTATAGCGGATGATGTTATTTGAGGGGGCGGTCCTTATTATGACCAAGCACACAAAAAGCATCTACACAACCAAACCGATGTGGACAAAAGCATCCCAGACCACCTCCGTAAGTGACCTGAGTGATTTGATCTCTATCTGTCCTCAGGATTCACCTAGCGGTCACACCTAGCATTAAGACTGACCACTTGTGATCCGATCATCCAGGAGGGATGTTATTGTAAAGGTGTAAACAGGGCCGGATCGTTTCAGGGGACTCAAGCACTGTAGAGGGCCAGGAGATACTACGTAAGATGTTGATGATTTTTGTCTCACCTGCAATAGCTATGTTTTAGCATTTAACAATCCAGGTCTTTAAACTAGAGTATCTATAGTTAATCTCTGAGGAGAGCACGCTTGTGTTTCCAAGTCGTGTGCATGCAGTTATTTTGCCCCATCCACCCTCAAATGGTTTAGCTTTTACCTATCCAGACAAACTGAGCTTACATTAAGAACCACTCACCATAGAAAACATTTTGGAGATCTGTGTTGTGGAGCTGGAGAACATAGAAGGCATAATAAAGTTCAGGAGAGACATCAGCTCTAAGAGGTTGTTCTGTACAGGGGTGCCTGTCAGCAGCAAGCGGTGCTCCGCCTGCAGGGAAAAAAGACTTCATGAACCTGTTGTTATGTGCAATACCTCACGGTGTTAAAGACAGAAGGGACATTAATTCAGAGGACTGAAGACAGCACAGCCATTGGGGGATATTGGTGGtacaaaaaacatcacagtGTTGGTGAGCTTACGTTAATAGCCATAAGGTGGCGATAGCGCAGCGTGTTCATGTTCTTCAGCATGTGACCTTCATCAAACACTGCATACGACAGACGCAGTTTTCGGAAAAGGCTGCGGTCATTTTCATTCCCTATGGCCAGGTTATACCTGTGaccaaaaagaacaaataaacaaacgaTAAACCAAAGACAATCTGACtcgttcattttcatttaagttTGAGAGACAAGTTGCTTGAGGGGTTTAATTCATCCTTAACAGCACAGTACCTTTTATGAACTGTAAAATATATCAataggtgtttgtgtgtgtgtgtgtgtgtgtgtgcatttgctCACGTTGTCACAATGACGTTGAACTTAACGGCTTCGTTGAGGATGTCATGTCTGAGGTATCGGCGGTCCTCCATTGATCCTGTAAAGGACCATCACCAAGTTAAGAAAGTTTTCTCTGATAAAGACACTGACCTCGTATCTATTTAACATAATAAACCCTAACTTAATGAAGGAGACAAACGTTTAGAAAAGTCAAGAGTtatcaataaaatacacattttacagtaagggacataaaaaaggaatatacaaatgtaaatataaagaagagaaaagctgTGTCACTATTTTGCACATTCATTCTTTGTTATTTCAAAGAAAGGGGATGAAATGCACAAACTATCAACAACTTGCAGTATGCGTAGAAATCAAATGGTCCTTTATTTATGAAGAGGATTCATTCTGTTTGTGCAGCTTTTGTCGTTGTTTTCTGCGGCGGGTCTGAAAACTCGACTGGAAGGTTCAGTTTAAGAAGATGAATGAGGAGTCTTACCATAATAGACTAGAACTTTGAGGCTGGGACACCACAGCTTCAGCTCTCTGACCCAGTTATCTACAAAACAGAGGGAATACAATCAAcacaattcaaaaacaaaacatttaaaaagttaaacGCTGACGCTGTTGCTACTGTCTGaatgaacaataacaaaagGCTTACAAAGAAAAGTAGTTTAGATACACCAGAGAGGCTGGTGAGATGAAAAGGGCAGGTAAACGAAAACATTCCCCGACTCAAGCATATCCTTTACGGATGAAAATAATCAACTACATCGGCAGACTCCTTGTAAATATTGCCAATTACTGGCTATTTAGTTAGCATAATGCTAGCTAGCAGGAGACCGGTTGCAGCAGGGTGGCTGATGTCCCGTATGTAAACAGTCGTTCTTGGTGGCTGGCATCAAAATCCATCTTGTATCAAAACAGTCATGATGTTATTAAGACAATTACGCCGAGTACTTTTTTATACAGTGTTTTGGTgtagctgctgcttctttttcttgctCCTCTGTTTCCACATGCAGACATCAGAGGAACaagagaagaagctgcagcaaCACACCAAAACACGGTAACAAATATAACATCATGGCTATTTAGATTCAAACATTTACCCGCCATGTGTCAGATAGCTCTCTGACTTAACATGCCAAACGGATAATCTACACATTTTTTGCGCTTGGCTGATGTCAGTATCAGATCCTGGCTGATAAGAAATCTACACCAACAATGATTACtgtattttctttctcacaGAATCATGCTTGTTAGTAAAAAATGCCCTAGCACTAAATGATATTATACTTAACAGTATTATCTTAGTGTAGGTTGTTGGATTGACATGAAGATTGGATTAAAAGTGGGATTCTGAATTTGGTTACCAAGTGTAGAGGCCGGCACAGTGATGAGGTGAGGTCCTTCTTTTCCATTCTGGTAAAGTTGGGCCAGAAATGCTATAGCCTGGATGGTTTTCCCCAAACCCTGAGGGAAGAAATGAACGAGAAAatgaaagatggagagaaagagagtcgGTCAAATATCGAACATGTGGAATGACGACAGAAGGAAAGAGCCAGGTGGACGGACTGAAGACATATTTGAACATCTGTACAATCAGATGAGGTACTTCCAGTATAAACATAGAAAAATCTTTTCAGACTCCAACTTCATTCATAACAGCTCCAAAGACCTTTCAAAGCAAAGATCTCACTTGTGtcactgtctttctttctgcccTTTCCACCAGCTGGTTGTTTATTCACCTGCAGGACGGCTACACAGCCACACAGAAAGCTCTTTGATACTGACTCATTGAGTGCTGACTTCAATGTTCAGCACACGCCTGATGTCCTGCATGACTTTTTAGGGGTTTGCACAAAGgggtttttgtttctctttctttacttAAGGATCTAAATCAACACCTCACAAACACTGGTATTGCAGCATGTCACTTCCAAAAAAAGGTAATCTCCTTGGTGCCTTACCATTTCATCAGCGAGGATACCACTCAGGTTGTGCTCATGCAGAAGCAGCAGCCAGTTTAGACCGATGAGCTGATAGGGTTTCAGCTTCAACCTGAAAGACAACAAATAACTTGCTGAGGACAAGCTGTGAATCCTCTCACTCAATGACAAATGTGCACTGGAAGTCATTCAGAAATCCTAATAAATGATGTACGTAAGAGCCTTCAAATGTGAGGTAGCTCTGCAGACATATCTGTTACTCTTCATAGAGGACTGGCTGAGAACACGCACCTTTTTTATTTGCTAGTCTACCCATTTTATAGGCCATTAATTGAttaaaaagataagataaacctttattaatcccacaacAAAGAAATGTACACTCTTACAACAGCAAAGAGCGAGAATAGCCAAAAAGAGCCAGGTGGACggacaaaaaatataaagataagaTTATTGAGGAGccaaaaacagagctgcagctgttaCAAATGTCTGGACATTCACAGTTTTATGGAAAACACTAACatgcacacagaacacaaacaagctCCATATGTTATTGCACTAAGTATCACAGGATAGATATTGTAATGTGATATTATTGCATGAGTGGTTGGAGTGAATTGTGtccagcttgtgtgtgttttgtgatctactgggagcaggctCAGTTAAACAGTCTAATATTATAGTGTATATTATAATATAagtgtatttgtgcattttaCTCACTGGCTGTTGAGTACCCTTGGCGATTTCATGGCCCCGGTGCCCTTCGCTATCACTGAATTCACCTGATTGGCCATTTTTGTGGAAATGGTCTCACATTTGGACATGAGCCCACGGACAACCTTTCTCTCTTTAAGGACGACTTTGCAGCCCACCAGTAACTGCTCTGACAGTCcgttgtttttaatgaagacGTCAACCTGAAGAGGAAGGTGGAGACTGTTGTTATATAAAGTATCTAAACAGTAACACATTGAATACGACTGTATTAGAAAAGCAAAAATTCAGATGACTTGAGAGCAGATAGggagaaaataataaagacGCACTGAACTTCATCACTAGTTCTGCTGTTTGCAAACAGCCTGTGCTGCTTTGCCATTGTTTGTACGTGTATGGTCAAGGTGAACTCATCTATCTTTCAGGCGATATTATAAACCCAAACATGCACAGCAGAAGCGATAAAGAGATATCTGAGTTGTGTTTGggttacacacactgaacagtcCTGTGACAACATGAcctcgtttaaaaaaaaacaataggcaCATTTTTTGTAGTTATTAGCTCACTATTGACAGAAGGGTgtttggaaaaggaaaaaaagggctGACAGTTTGATAACGGAGCACAAGGAGAGATTTGTCGGGAAGCAAAGAGTTCTGCAATTCAACAGCTGTTCAGGAATGTCTCGTCCCTACACAGAAGATGCTCAATAAGTAAATACGCTCTGAATCAAAGTCAACGGGTCACAAAGTCATCTTCCAGGTGTTCAGCGGAACGATAGCAGAATTTAACATCTGAaggtctttgttttgtgtttttttactttgcttGACAACTTGTGCAAACTGtgacaaaaaggaacaaaatgtcCTTTTACACTTTAGCCTTGAaaactttttgataccacatgtttaaCAAAATGATACAATCAGTTACTTTACAGGCTGCCACCAGGGGCACAGGTggcatagtggttagtgcgcaccgTATGTAAagagactgtagtcctccaagcgggcagccgggttcgaatctgacctttGGCCCCCTTCCCacaagtcattccccactccctctctaccggatttctgacactatccactgtcctatctctaatcaaaggcataaaaatccccaaatatatatatatatatttttttttttaaagaagctgcCACCAGCCCAAGAGCAAGCACTGTCAAACTGACACAAATAAGTAGGCAATATTTTTGTTGCAGTGGTGTagataaaatatttttctattttttatttattccaccTTTATATAGCCAGTTTAGTCCCATAGATATCAGAGATCTCTTTTTCCAAGGGAGACGTGGCCAAGAatagcagagacacacagtttcaatatccaaacacattacataatTTATATAATTTGAAATTTCCTAGCGTTATACTGAAGTTTAAATGTCTGGTAGCGTTACAACCCTGTCGTgcgcacacattcacactcaccaGGCGTTTCCAACTATCAAAGGGTCTCAGTTCCACGATCTTCTGGGCCTTTTTAACAGAGCAGCCAGCGATCAGCGACAGCTCGTCTATCGATGCCTCCTGTAAAAAGGTGAGTATCTCCTTCTTCAGGTCTGTCATGCCACCTTTAGTGTCCAGCTCCTCGTCCGAGTCCTCAAACTCACTGCTTACTGCGTCCTCGTCACTTTCACCACCAGAACTGACGTGTTGGTCTGAGGCCCGGGCCTTCTTTTTACTCTCTGCTGCCTGCTTCTTGGCTATACTGGTCCCACTGGCAAACCTGGAAAGCATCTGAGCGGTGGAGGACGAGGACGAAGTTGGCTTTAACGAGGAAGAGGTAGTTGTTTTCTTAACAGGTGCTGATGAAGACACTGGGGCTGGACTTAATGTAAGCCATGAAGACAAAGTGGAGACTCTACTTTTGTTCTGAGGACCCCTGCTGTCGTCTGAGTCTGATTCGTCTTCACTGTCCTTTGTAGCGTCTGTATCATCTGAGCTGTCGTCTGCATCGTCTTTGTGCTTTGTTGACTTTCTGTGGCCACTGCTCGACTTGTCTTTGCTTTTCGATTTACTGGGATTATCTTCTTCTGCCTCATTGGAGCTGTGGCTGGTATTTTctaacaacagaaaaaaaagtcaacaatccaaatcaggatcagaatcaatATCACGTGATGTCGATGAAATGATGTCTGGGCTACGACGATAGCTTTTGTGTCCACACCTTGATCGGAGAATACTTGTAGAGCCTGCAGAGCGTCCTCATAATTCCAGTCGTGTTCCTGTAGCACCATgcgcagctcctacaacaagcCACAAAGAATGTTTAATGCTTCAAGTAGTTGTAGATGACAGACAAGTCATCCATTTTGCTGTGAAATCCCTTAACATGTGACTTGggcaaaacaattaaaaacaatggCCAAAGGGGTAGTTATCACATTATGCAGAGTATACACAGTTTcagaaaattagaaaaaatcTGTCTCAATATGATGCGCTACAAACAGGGACAAAGTGTCTTCACCTCCTTGTCTGGGTCGGGGAACTTTCTCTGCAGTCTTCTGACCATGGCCTCCTTCTTCTCAAAGCTCGGCGTTTTGTCTTCACTGTCTTCATCGTCAGTGGCCTTTACAAAAAGGGGAATTAAAAGGTTTAAAGAACCCTTACCAATGAAAGTGTACAGAAAATGGCTATTTGCATAAAGAGAAAGCCAACAGTCATAAAGACCATTGATTCAATCACCATAAACAAACTCCATATGGTAATCTGTATTCAAAGCACGCAGTTCACCCTGTTCAGCAGCAGTCTTTATGACCCGTTAATCTGTCTTTTTATGCACTTCAAAATCGTCAGTGTTTCTGACGGGATCCCAAACATGTGTACATTTGATGCCGATCTTTCAAAGTGTGAAGTTAGCATCAGTAATCTTACCACAGATGATCTCCTCTTCTTGCTGGGTTGAAAATCAACACTGTCCTGAGAGCTGCTGGATCCAACCTGCTTTCTCTTCCTGCCTTGTTCTTGGTCTGAAAAGACAACACAGCCAAGGGGTGTTTTAAGAATTAGTCAAATGGTGAAGAACAATATGTTAACAGAGAcatttcattgttatttttcACTACCTGAACACCAGATTCAGTAAAATCTTCTTTGTTGACGTTTTGACTTTGCTTAATTGGGCCCAGACTGACCTTTCCATTGTTGTGTACATTAACTTTTTCATCCTTAATATTTAAATGACACATACATAACATGTAGTATGAACTTCAACAAAGTGCTTATAAAAATCATTTACCTTCTTTATCCCCAAACTGAAAAATACATGCAGCCACAGCCCCCTCCAAAGTGCTCGTGCTTTCTATGAcctgaaaccaaaacagaaaaagtttcTTTGAACAGCTCAGGTCAGAAGATTAAATGGGTTATATCAAAATTATAGATGGATATCATGACATGATCTGAAAAGTGCTGCCAAGTCTCAACTCACTTGAATTAACTCCGTCCTTGTGAGCTGAGGAAACATCTCCagtagtttgtttattttctcctcaATCTCGTGGTCTTCTTCATCGGTGTGATCAGATTCTGCATATTTTGATGATTTCTTATTGGCACTCCTAAAGAAGAAGCGTATATGACCGTAAACCACATGACAGCATGCgtgtgaaaaaagtaaaaatgtgacGTTATTTGAGGTGACACCTACATGGAATTACTGCTTTGTGAtactttctttttgcttttggaAACGGTTCCTTCCTCCTCCAAATCAACAGAATTGACCTCTTCAAAAACCACTCCTCGGACATGGGGCTTTGGTGGAGCTTTGACAGGTTTCATTTTagctggaaagaaaaaaatcaaaattaaaagTCAGATGTCATCATGGTATACAGATATTTTAGATTAAACATCTAaatattagatttaaaaatgcaGGTGTGACACATGGCATACACTGCCTAAAACGATGAGCTTATAATAGTTAGGGATAGACCGATCCTTTTGACAGACCCATCAGTGCATACTGTGTCATGTACTGACATCAGAAAGTCTGTTCTTCTGTACGGTTCAGAGAGCTGGCGAGTTGTCAAAACAGACATGAGGAGAATGGAAGTGTTCCATAATGGATGCCTCCGACGAATATGCCAGATCTTTTGGCCTAATAAAGATCTCCAACAATgacctttacaaaaaaaaaaaaaaaaacacggggAAGCCGGAGCATCACCAAGGAGATTACGGCACAGACGCCTGAGATGGCTAGGACACGTGTTGAGGATGGAGCAGGACCGCGTCACAAAAGTCGCCTTAAGATGGACACCGCCAGGCAGAAGAAAACCTGGGGAGGCCAAAAACCACCTGGCGCAGAACTGTGACACAAGAGCTGGAACAGATGAACCTGTCATGGGGAGAGGCCCCAACATGCTGCCAGGGACCGAATGCAATGGAGAGTGCTCACTGAAGCCTGATGTCCCATAGGGGACGAAGAGGAGTAAGTACTGATGTCAGAAGTGTATCTTTTATTGGGCAGGAGAAGACACTCGTTTGACAAACTGTGATTTGATTTCATGGTcaatgtgaaagaaaacataatCAGTGTGAGAGTCTTAAACCATCTTTAAGAAAGATCAGTGACATGCAGTTTGTAAGACATGTTCCAGTGCAAGAGGAGGGACTGTTTGCATAAATTCTACATGCATCCAATCACAACACTTGTTTCaaaaacagacaggaagatATTATACATGACTGACGTGTTGCCTGCTTTGATAGTATTATGTCACCATTTCTCCCTTTTGTGCAGGTTGATCATCGTGTCCTGACATGTGAGCTCTCATTGTGTTGCTGTGGTTGAAATCTGTTTCAGGTCTTGGGGAGATGTGCCACTGACTCAAAAGCTTTCATTTCTGATATAACATCACATTATTGTTATTGAAAAACCCCATGTCACATAACAGCTCTTTACCTGGCTTGTTCTCCTTCTCAGACTCTGGACTTTTGGAGCCGCTGTCcgcttctttgtttgttgtcttcgCTGCCTTCTTGTCAAATCGAAAACGGTCCAGGTTGAACGTACTCATGCTCATAGCCCCTTTCTTGACTGGTAGTGGCAGCCCTTTGTTTCTTTCTATTCAGCGGTGTTTTTCTGGAAGCCCGTGTTGCAAGCTAATTGTTAACTAGCCGGATGTTAGCGTAGCAGCTAGGGTAGCTGTGGGTAGGAAAGACGGTGTTTTTAAGCCGTGTCACTGCTCAAAATTCAACTTTGACAGTTTTAATTACTGGACTGATAAAGGACAGACCTTATGACAGAGACTGTTGTTAAATCCGGAGTCCATTAGAAGCGCTACGATAACAGCCGGTTTCCCGCTAACTCCAGCGGCCCAG is a window of Labrus mixtus chromosome 5, fLabMix1.1, whole genome shotgun sequence DNA encoding:
- the smarcad1a gene encoding SWI/SNF-related matrix-associated actin-dependent regulator of chromatin subfamily A containing DEAD/H box 1A produces the protein MSMSTFNLDRFRFDKKAAKTTNKEADSGSKSPESEKENKPAKMKPVKAPPKPHVRGVVFEEVNSVDLEEEGTVSKSKKKVSQSSNSMSANKKSSKYAESDHTDEEDHEIEEKINKLLEMFPQLTRTELIQVIESTSTLEGAVAACIFQFGDKEDQEQGRKRKQVGSSSSQDSVDFQPSKKRRSSVATDDEDSEDKTPSFEKKEAMVRRLQRKFPDPDKEELRMVLQEHDWNYEDALQALQVFSDQENTSHSSNEAEEDNPSKSKSKDKSSSGHRKSTKHKDDADDSSDDTDATKDSEDESDSDDSRGPQNKSRVSTLSSWLTLSPAPVSSSAPVKKTTTSSSLKPTSSSSSTAQMLSRFASGTSIAKKQAAESKKKARASDQHVSSGGESDEDAVSSEFEDSDEELDTKGGMTDLKKEILTFLQEASIDELSLIAGCSVKKAQKIVELRPFDSWKRLVDVFIKNNGLSEQLLVGCKVVLKERKVVRGLMSKCETISTKMANQVNSVIAKGTGAMKSPRVLNSQLKLKPYQLIGLNWLLLLHEHNLSGILADEMGLGKTIQAIAFLAQLYQNGKEGPHLITVPASTLDNWVRELKLWCPSLKVLVYYGSMEDRRYLRHDILNEAVKFNVIVTTYNLAIGNENDRSLFRKLRLSYAVFDEGHMLKNMNTLRYRHLMAINAEHRLLLTGTPVQNNLLELMSLLNFIMPSMFSSSTTQISKMFSMKSHEEQSRFERDRISQAKLIMKPFILRRVKSEVLKQLPEKEETVEFCPMSEKQKVLYQSLLKKLKGSTNGEKRELCNVMMQLRKMANHPLLHRQYYTTEKLKAMSKLMLKEPTHFDAEPALIQEDMEVMSDFELHNLCKQYSSISSYKLENDLLLDSGKFHHLTELLTSLKNKGDRVVLFSQFTMMLDIVEVLLKHLTHRYVRLDGSTPIADRIVLIDEFNTDPDIFVFLLSTRAGGLGINLTSANVVILHDIDCNPYNDKQAEDRCHRLGQTRTVKVMKLISKDSIEDCILQLGQKKLKLEQDMTAAEEGGEGTIPEDMASLLKASLGL